A single Panicum virgatum strain AP13 unplaced genomic scaffold, P.virgatum_v5 scaffold_183, whole genome shotgun sequence DNA region contains:
- the LOC120693822 gene encoding ribosomal protein S3, mitochondrial, whose amino-acid sequence MARKGNPISVRLDLNRSSDPSRFSDYYYGKSLYQDVNLRSYFSSIRPPTRLTFGFRLGRCIILHFPKRTFIHFFLPRRPLRLKRRDKSRPGKDKGRWWAFGKVGPIGCLHSSEGTEEERNEVRGRGAGKRVESIDREKQNEIRIWPKKMQRYGYHDRSPSRKKNFSKSLRVSGAFKHPKYAGVVNDIAFLIENDDSFRKTKLFKFFLPKKSRSDGPTSHLLKRTLPAVRPSLNYSVMQYFFNTKNKMHFDPVVVLNHFVAPGVAEPSTMGGAKGGSLDKRIRSRIAFFVESSTSEKKCLARAKKRLIHFIRQANDLRFAGTTKTTISLFPFFGATFFFPRDGVGVYNNPFFEYAREQLLGQLRIKCRNLMGKDKVMELIEKFIDLGRIGKLIKGIEMMIEIILRKRIIPYGYNSYLNEVQKMRSFLSNRTNTNTLIESVKIKSVYQSASLIAQDISFQLRNNPISFRSIFSQIVKDIPLIMPKGVEGIRICCSGRLGGAEIARTECGKYGKTSCNVFNQKIDYAPAEVSTRNGISGVKVRISYSQNKRGRAISETYEI is encoded by the exons ATGGCACGAAAAGGAAATCCAATTTCGGTAAGACTTGATCTGAATCGTAGTTCAGATCCAAGTCGGTTCAGTGA TTATTATTATGGTAAATCATTGTATCAAGATGTCAATCTTAGATCTTATTTCAGTTCGATACGTCCACCTACGAGACTCACCTTTGGCTTTCGTCTCGGTAGGTGTATTATTCTACATTTTCCCAAAAGGACATTCATTCATTTCTTTCTTCCCCGTCGACCACTACGACTAAAACGACGCGACAAATCAAGACCCGGAAAGGATAAGGGACGGTGGTGGGCATTTGGGAAAGTCGGGCCGATCGGGTGTCTTCATTCAAGCGAGGGTACAGAGGAAGAACGAAACGAAGTGAGAGGCCGGGGGGCAGGGAAAAGAGTCGAGTCGATCGACCGGGAGAAGCAAAACGAAATCAGGATTTGGCCGAAAAAGATGCAACGTTATGGATACCATGACCGATCACCATCGAGAAAGAAGAATTTTTCTAAATCACTTCGGGTGAGCGGGGCCTTCAAGCATCCGAAATACGCCGGGGTTGTAAATGACATAGCCTTCCTGATAGAAAATGACGACTCCTTCAGAAAAACAAAGTTATTCAAGTTCTTTTTACCTAAGAAGTCCCGCTCTGACGGCCCGACGAGTCATCTACTAAAAAGGACCCTCCCCGCTGTGCGCCCCTCCTTGAATTATTCGGTCATGCAATACTTTTTTAATACAAAGAACAAAATGCATTTCGACCCCGTCGTAGTTCTCAATCATTTCGTGGCACCGGGTGTGGCTGAACCATCTACGATGGGGGGAGCGAAGGGAGGAAGCTTAGATAAGAGAATACGCTCTCGCATCGCTTTTTTTGTAGAAAGCTCGACCAGCGAGAAAAAGTGTTTGGCCCGAGCCAAAAAGAGGTTGATCCACTTCATTCGCCAAGCGAATGATCTTCGCTTCGCGGGAACAACAAAAACCACCATCTCGCTCTTTCCTTTCTTCGGTGctacctttttttttccaagGGATGGGGTTGGGGTGTATAATAACCCATTTTTTGAGTATGCCCGGGAACAACTCCTAGGTCAATTAAGGATCAAATGTAGGAACCTCATGGGTAAGGATAAGGTAATGGAATTGATAGAGAAATTCATAGACCTAGGTAGGATAGGCAAATTGATAAAGGGAATAGAGATGATGATAGAGATCATACTGAGAAAGAGGATAATTCCGTACGGGTACAACTCTTATTTGAACGAAGTGCAAAAAATGCGATCTTTTTTGTCTAATAGAACAAACACTAATACCTTAATTGAGTCGGTAAAGATCAAATCAGTTTATCAAAGTGCTTCTCTGATTGCTCAAGACATCTCTTTTCAACTGAGGAACAATCCAATCTCATTTCGTTCCATTTTTAGTCAAATAGTGAAGGATATTCCTTTAATAATGCCAAAAGGGGTGGAGGGGATACGTATTTGTTGTTCTGGTCGATTAGGGGGTGCGGAAATAGCTAGAACTGAATGCGGAAAGTATGGAAAAACATCTTGTAATGTATTTAACCAGAAAATCGATTATGCTCCTGCGGAAGTATCTACTCGTAACGGAATTTCAGGTGTCAAAGTGCGGATCTCATATAGTCAAAATAAGAGGGGACGTGCTATATCCGAAACGTACGAAATATAG
- the LOC120693834 gene encoding cytochrome c oxidase subunit 3: protein MGVKGGLHTTGTKWFMIESQRHSYHLVDPSPWPISGSLGALATTVGGVMYMHSFQGGATLLSLGLIFLLYTMFVWWRDVLRESTLEGHHTKAVQLGPRYGSILFIVSEVMFLFAFFWASSHSSLAPTVEIGGIWPPKGIGVLDPWEIPLLNTPILPSSGAAVTWAHHAILAGKEKRAVYALVATVSLALVSTGFQGMEYYQAPSTISDSIYGSTFFLATGFHGFHVIIGTLFLIVCGIRQYLGHLTKKHHVGFEAAAWYWHFVDVVRLFPFVSIYWWGGI, encoded by the coding sequence ATGGGGGTGAAGGGGGGTTTACATACAACCGGGACAAAGTGGTTTATGATTGAATCTCAGAGGCATTCTTATCATTTGGTAGATCCAAGTCCATGGCCTATTTCGGGTTCACTCGGAGCTTTGGCAACCACTGTAGGAGGTGTGATGTACATGCACTCATTTCAAGGGGGTGCAACACTTCTCAGTTTGGGCCTAATATTTCTCCTTTATACCATGTTCGTATGGTGGCGGGATGTTCTACGTGAATCCACGTTGGAAGGGCATCATACAAAAGCTGTACAATTAGGACCTCGATATGGTTCTATTCTCTTCATAGTCTCGGAGGTTATGTtcctttttgcttttttttgggCTTCTTCTCATTCTTCTTTGGCACCTACGGTAGAGATCGGAGGTATTTGGCCcccaaaagggattggggtctTAGATCCTTGGGAAATCCCTCTTCTTAATACCCCTATTCTCCCTTCATCCGGAGCAGCCGTAACTTGGGCTCATCATGCTATACTCGCGGGGAAGGAAAAACGAGCAGTTTACGCTTTAGTAGCAACCGTTTCACTGGCTCTAGTATCCACTGGCTTTCAAGGAATGGAATATTACCAAGCACCCTCCACTATTTCGGATAGTATTTATGGTTCTACCTTTTTCTTAGCAACTGGCTTTCATGGTTTTCATGTGATTATAGGTACTCTTTTCTTGATCGTATGTGGTATTCGCCAATATCTTGGTCATCTGACCAAGAAGCATCACGTTGGCTTTGAAGCAGCAGCATGGTACTGGCATTTTGTAGACGTGGTTCGGTTATTCCCATTTGTCTCTATCTATTGGTGGGGAGGTATATGA